Sequence from the Saccharopolyspora pogona genome:
CTTGATCTGCTCGGTCAGCGGGGTCTCGAACGGTCCTGGCGCGATCGCGTTGACCCGCACGCCTTTCGGCCCCAGTTCCGCGGCGAGCGCGCGGGAGAGCTGCACGACGCCGGCCTTGGTCGCGGCGTAGATGCCCTGTCCCGGTTCGACGAGCACGGCGCGGAAGCTGGCGAAGGTGACGATGCTGCCCCGGCCGCGTTCGGCCATCCGGGCGCCGAAATCCCGCACCAGCCGGTAGGTGCCCTTCAGGTTGACGTCCACGACCCGGTCGAACTCCTCGTCGACGGTGTCGACCAGCCGCTTGCGGACGTTGATGCCTGGCGTGACGACCAGGACCTCGGCGTCCGCCTCGGCCTCCGCGAGCCGCTGGATCTGCTCGCCATCCCGGACGTCCAGCTCGCGCCAGCTCGCCTCGTGCCCGAACTCCCCGATCGCTTTGGCGGTCTCCTCGGCCCCGGCCACGTCGACATCCGCGACGACCACCTTCGCGCCGAACTCGGCCAGCCCCACCGCGCTGGACCGGCCAAGGCCGCTGCCACCGCCGACGACGACCGCCTTTCGCCCGTCGAGCCGGAACAGGTTGGCGAGCCGATTCGTCATGATCCGTCCTCCCGGGTGACGATCAGTCCACTGCGGACCCGGCTACCGGTCTGACCACCGGGTCATTCACCAGGCGGCAGTACGACGGCAAGGGTGAA
This genomic interval carries:
- a CDS encoding SDR family NAD(P)-dependent oxidoreductase codes for the protein MTNRLANLFRLDGRKAVVVGGGSGLGRSSAVGLAEFGAKVVVADVDVAGAEETAKAIGEFGHEASWRELDVRDGEQIQRLAEAEADAEVLVVTPGINVRKRLVDTVDEEFDRVVDVNLKGTYRLVRDFGARMAERGRGSIVTFASFRAVLVEPGQGIYAATKAGVVQLSRALAAELGPKGVRVNAIAPGPFETPLTEQIKSDQGWYDAYADKTALERWANADEIAGAVVYLASDAASYVTGSLQLVEGGWTAIDGRFEPSV